The Cohnella abietis genome has a segment encoding these proteins:
- a CDS encoding S-layer homology domain-containing protein translates to MKAFKILMSLVLGCSTLLMSLSSFPQSSAAATTATSLFASPTGSGSTCSIEAPCSLTGAQAKVRTMNTNMTGDIVVYLRDGTYNLSSTFQLTQLDSGTGGFDVIYQAYPDETPILSGGQTISGWSLSDFEKNIYRSNVGTTLNTRQLYVNGVRATRAQGEHNPDGFTKTATGFIAPNATMASWGNQNQIEVVSFNAWKNFRCPVSSIVGTTITMQNNCWNNSQLSDTPGIKSIAWLENAYELLDSEGEWYLDRTAGYLYYKPRAGESMASAEVVAPTLQTLLSGTGTLNTPIHNVRIIGLTFAYATWMQPSTNDGYVPLQAGFTYTGVHTAATQNLTNTPGNVTFRAAKSVTLERNTFTHLGGIGLVFEYGSQNNTIVGNVFEDISASGIRIGEITPNVVNPTDIRERNTHHTIANNYITRAGAEYFDAVGIFGGYTSYSTITHNEVSHLPYSGISQGWGWGTNSYAQNNQITNNYVHDLMNILGDGGGIYTLSAQPNSTISGNYLQNMYGSYGGWGIYPDEGSAYFNIHHNVVKQTGRWISMWTGTIHDNTVHDNYSDTANMANACTNCTLTNNTTITDGNWPTEAQAIINNAGLEPAYWDLSPLTSHLQGSWPTLDQDGNSSKEWTASTRGYARLSDVISNGEVSGEPTDATPRPGENLALNQPATAYNSDGSSATMYEGFEASKAVDGKADTIAFANGEFLWKLQVDLGGIHRVGRIVVKMPGNWYATEFDIQTSTDGTTFTTVKQVTGFTSGTSDNTIAETRARYVRVVAVKPNGPYQTGLEMGISELEVYNPTTVPVPAPDLSNGATVTASVYKNDVVVWGPKTVSPGEKISNQLYLKILKGDRVRFVVHADDNADLSNVNWNPNLKFDAVPAACDFTKFNLPGQLKTTMNNGTKEILITVKEDIDITNLIPDAEVSEDCYSTSDLTEARNFSQTVTYVVQDDEGTFSKTWKVFVTKESPESLIRGYSLNNEIADIDHWNVDGASTKNGLEGSLVINNGSSVYTGKTFLNELLEFDMKSASAGGVEWPAISIRQKVADKALWDAANEGYILVFKPGEIELQRFNGGVRTVFYGNIDGIVGSEGTLPNNVFEMDKKHLVQFGATNTAKGVRLVVYVDSRKIIDLIDNGAGKVTSAGYMGVYAYSAPVTLGAVPALYNIVDEIADFDNWYKGGVGVEDGADGSITISNGSTAYSGRTFQNELLEFNMKSASAGGVEWPAISIRQKLADKAVWDAANEGYILVFKPGEVELQRFNDGVRTVFYGNIDGIIGSEGTLPNNVFEMDKKHLVQFGAKNMAEGVRLVVYVDSRKIIDLIDNGVGKVTSAGYMGVYAYSAPVTISSELSEGEGPTEPTDPMPRPGENLALNQPAKAFFADGSTASMWPGFEANKAVDGDSATSAFANGQHLWQLQVDLGAKHSVDRIVVKMPSNWYATEFDIKTSTDGITFTTVKQVTGFTSGTSDNTIAETKARYVRVVAVKPDGPNQTGLEMAISELEVYNPIRATPAAPNVTLDDVTNTVTGLTTAMEYKLDDANYVMYNAENFNALDLTGSHTLLVRIAANRSTGAPAGLVTTLIFTQDPTPPSSTSSSTIPTMPIVVLELSIASASSKEIEATLKELNSQSKATDAVEAAIEKQSIIKITNLAKLNGDKSTFDLNANLFNDVFATVTSNAAKLNAQLAQYYPKAEPARVAVTLDLGEQSSPNAEIKIGADFIQKMKDSGFASISIKLNGVIITVDVNQLNGSTTLHMNKKAPAIATDVTHQKVVSDVYDFEFINTANSKMKFTVPVIVKLPIASVAGVDTDLLVLAKVIDGKLEYYGGNYNPATKYFEAERRTFSTYVVVENKVDFNDIASVQAWAGKAIGIAAAKGIAEGRGDGHFAPNDKVTRAEFTAMIVRAFHLEEESVAGLTFSDVKSDDWYQSAVAAALKAGIISGRTNNRFAPNEVISRAEMAAIAARVLKNVKGYTNVIDLDKTLTQFNDAKAIPHSLTDLVALALNEGIVIGSNGSFKPNLSATRAEAVVIISRLLSK, encoded by the coding sequence ATGAAGGCTTTTAAGATATTAATGAGCTTGGTGCTTGGCTGCTCTACATTATTAATGTCCCTTTCTTCGTTTCCTCAAAGCTCAGCTGCAGCTACAACAGCAACATCCCTTTTCGCATCGCCCACAGGAAGCGGGAGTACATGCTCCATAGAAGCTCCTTGTTCTCTTACTGGTGCTCAAGCCAAGGTACGTACAATGAATACCAATATGACTGGAGACATTGTCGTATATTTACGCGATGGAACGTATAACTTATCGTCAACTTTTCAACTGACTCAACTAGACTCCGGTACAGGTGGCTTTGACGTCATCTATCAAGCCTATCCGGATGAAACGCCGATACTTAGCGGAGGACAAACGATCTCGGGCTGGAGTTTATCAGACTTTGAGAAAAATATTTACCGCTCTAATGTCGGCACAACGCTGAATACTCGGCAGCTATATGTGAACGGGGTTCGGGCGACACGAGCGCAAGGCGAGCATAATCCTGACGGTTTCACGAAAACGGCTACGGGCTTTATTGCACCAAATGCAACGATGGCCAGCTGGGGGAATCAAAACCAAATAGAAGTGGTTAGCTTTAACGCTTGGAAAAACTTCCGCTGTCCGGTTTCATCGATTGTAGGAACGACCATTACGATGCAAAACAACTGCTGGAACAACTCGCAATTAAGCGATACCCCAGGAATCAAATCTATTGCCTGGCTCGAGAATGCCTATGAGTTGTTGGATTCCGAAGGCGAATGGTACTTGGATCGGACGGCAGGTTACTTATATTACAAACCGCGTGCAGGAGAAAGCATGGCTTCGGCAGAAGTCGTCGCCCCGACTTTGCAAACGCTGCTCAGCGGAACGGGAACGCTGAATACTCCGATTCACAACGTGCGTATTATCGGTCTTACGTTCGCTTACGCGACTTGGATGCAGCCGAGTACAAATGACGGATATGTTCCGCTTCAGGCTGGATTTACTTATACGGGAGTTCATACAGCCGCTACTCAAAATTTAACGAATACGCCGGGTAACGTCACCTTCCGTGCAGCGAAATCTGTAACATTGGAGCGCAATACGTTTACCCACTTAGGCGGGATTGGCTTGGTTTTCGAATATGGAAGCCAGAACAACACAATTGTCGGCAATGTATTCGAGGATATATCCGCAAGCGGAATTCGGATCGGCGAGATTACACCTAACGTTGTTAACCCAACTGACATTAGGGAGCGCAATACCCATCACACCATTGCGAATAATTACATTACACGCGCAGGTGCAGAATATTTTGACGCAGTAGGTATCTTTGGAGGGTATACCAGCTACTCTACGATTACGCATAACGAGGTATCCCACTTGCCTTATTCGGGTATTTCTCAAGGCTGGGGCTGGGGAACGAATTCCTATGCGCAAAATAATCAAATCACGAACAATTACGTTCACGATCTCATGAATATTCTTGGAGACGGTGGAGGCATTTACACGTTAAGTGCTCAGCCGAATTCAACGATAAGCGGAAACTATTTGCAAAATATGTACGGATCATATGGAGGCTGGGGAATTTATCCGGATGAAGGAAGCGCCTATTTCAATATTCACCACAACGTAGTTAAGCAAACGGGAAGATGGATTTCCATGTGGACAGGTACGATCCATGACAACACCGTTCATGATAATTACTCTGATACGGCGAATATGGCCAATGCGTGCACGAACTGCACCTTAACTAACAATACGACTATAACGGATGGCAATTGGCCGACTGAAGCACAAGCGATCATTAACAATGCTGGACTAGAACCAGCTTATTGGGATCTTTCGCCTCTTACAAGCCATCTTCAAGGCTCTTGGCCAACATTGGACCAAGACGGCAATTCAAGCAAGGAATGGACTGCATCAACGAGGGGATACGCGAGACTGTCTGATGTGATAAGCAACGGGGAGGTAAGCGGAGAACCGACAGATGCGACACCAAGGCCGGGCGAGAACTTGGCATTAAACCAACCGGCAACAGCTTATAACTCGGATGGCAGCAGTGCCACCATGTATGAAGGATTTGAAGCGTCCAAGGCGGTTGACGGAAAAGCGGATACCATTGCGTTCGCGAACGGTGAATTTTTATGGAAGCTGCAAGTGGATTTGGGTGGCATTCATAGGGTAGGTAGAATTGTCGTGAAAATGCCGGGGAACTGGTATGCCACAGAATTTGATATTCAAACGTCCACGGATGGGACTACCTTCACAACGGTTAAGCAAGTAACAGGGTTCACTTCGGGCACAAGCGATAATACGATTGCCGAGACGAGAGCCAGGTATGTTCGAGTCGTTGCCGTGAAGCCGAATGGTCCCTATCAGACTGGGCTAGAAATGGGCATATCGGAGTTGGAAGTATACAATCCAACGACAGTGCCGGTTCCTGCTCCGGATCTCAGCAATGGTGCTACGGTTACCGCAAGCGTTTATAAAAATGATGTTGTCGTGTGGGGACCAAAGACCGTATCTCCAGGAGAAAAGATCAGTAATCAACTCTATTTGAAGATACTCAAAGGAGATCGTGTTCGTTTTGTCGTTCATGCAGATGATAATGCAGATTTGAGTAATGTGAATTGGAATCCGAATCTGAAGTTCGACGCGGTACCGGCAGCATGTGACTTTACTAAATTCAATCTGCCTGGACAGTTAAAAACAACGATGAACAACGGCACGAAAGAAATACTGATAACCGTAAAAGAAGATATAGATATTACAAATCTGATCCCGGATGCAGAGGTGTCGGAGGATTGCTATAGTACTTCCGATCTTACCGAGGCAAGGAATTTCAGCCAGACGGTCACTTATGTCGTACAAGATGACGAAGGGACCTTCAGTAAAACATGGAAAGTATTCGTTACGAAAGAATCACCAGAATCCCTCATTAGAGGTTATAGTCTCAATAACGAAATCGCCGATATCGATCATTGGAATGTGGATGGAGCTTCTACCAAGAATGGGTTGGAAGGAAGCCTTGTCATCAACAATGGCTCATCCGTGTATACGGGGAAGACCTTCTTAAATGAATTGCTGGAGTTCGATATGAAATCGGCTTCTGCGGGTGGCGTTGAATGGCCAGCGATCAGCATTCGTCAAAAAGTAGCGGATAAAGCTTTATGGGATGCTGCGAACGAAGGGTATATTTTGGTTTTCAAACCGGGTGAAATCGAATTACAAAGATTCAATGGCGGGGTACGTACTGTATTCTACGGCAATATTGACGGGATTGTAGGAAGCGAGGGAACTTTGCCCAACAACGTATTCGAGATGGATAAGAAACATCTGGTGCAGTTCGGCGCAACGAACACGGCAAAGGGTGTAAGGCTTGTCGTGTACGTAGACAGTAGGAAGATCATCGATCTGATCGATAACGGAGCAGGTAAAGTGACTTCGGCAGGGTATATGGGCGTCTACGCTTATTCGGCACCGGTTACATTGGGAGCAGTACCGGCTTTGTATAACATCGTTGATGAAATCGCCGATTTTGACAACTGGTATAAGGGCGGAGTCGGAGTTGAAGATGGGGCAGATGGAAGTATTACGATAAGTAATGGTTCTACTGCTTATAGCGGCAGGACGTTCCAAAATGAGCTGCTTGAATTTAATATGAAATCCGCTTCTGCGGGTGGCGTTGAATGGCCGGCCATTAGTATTCGACAAAAATTAGCGGATAAAGCTGTATGGGATGCTGCGAACGAAGGGTACATTCTCGTTTTCAAACCGGGAGAAGTCGAACTGCAAAGATTCAATGACGGCGTACGTACTGTATTTTACGGTAATATTGACGGGATTATAGGAAGCGAAGGAACGTTGCCTAACAACGTGTTCGAGATGGATAAGAAACATCTGGTGCAGTTCGGAGCAAAGAACATGGCAGAGGGCGTAAGGCTCGTCGTGTATGTAGACAGTAGGAAAATTATCGATCTAATCGATAACGGAGTAGGTAAAGTTACGTCGGCAGGGTATATGGGTGTCTACGCCTATTCGGCGCCTGTAACCATAAGCAGTGAGTTAAGTGAAGGCGAAGGACCGACAGAGCCGACAGATCCCATGCCAAGACCGGGCGAGAATCTGGCATTAAACCAACCGGCAAAGGCCTTTTTTGCGGATGGAAGCACGGCCAGCATGTGGCCTGGATTTGAAGCAAACAAAGCGGTTGATGGAGATTCAGCTACGTCTGCATTTGCGAACGGTCAACATTTATGGCAGCTGCAAGTAGATTTGGGTGCCAAGCATAGCGTGGACAGAATCGTCGTGAAAATGCCGAGTAACTGGTATGCGACAGAATTTGATATTAAAACGTCGACAGATGGGATTACCTTCACAACGGTGAAGCAAGTTACAGGATTTACTTCGGGAACAAGCGATAATACGATCGCTGAGACGAAGGCCAGGTATGTTCGAGTTGTTGCCGTGAAGCCGGACGGTCCCAATCAGACCGGGTTAGAAATGGCCATATCGGAATTGGAGGTATACAATCCAATACGGGCGACGCCTGCTGCTCCTAATGTGACCTTGGATGATGTCACGAATACGGTGACGGGCTTAACAACAGCGATGGAATACAAGCTGGATGACGCAAACTATGTAATGTACAATGCGGAAAACTTTAATGCTTTAGACCTAACCGGCAGCCATACGTTACTTGTGCGTATAGCAGCAAATCGGAGCACAGGAGCTCCGGCAGGGTTGGTTACAACCTTAATTTTTACGCAGGATCCAACACCGCCATCATCAACATCTTCGTCGACTATACCAACGATGCCAATTGTTGTTTTAGAGCTAAGCATTGCGTCTGCTTCAAGTAAAGAAATAGAGGCTACGCTTAAAGAGTTGAATTCTCAAAGCAAAGCAACAGATGCTGTTGAAGCCGCAATCGAAAAGCAATCTATAATTAAGATTACTAATCTAGCTAAGCTGAATGGCGATAAGTCAACATTCGATCTGAATGCAAATCTATTTAATGACGTATTCGCAACTGTTACTAGCAATGCTGCTAAACTAAACGCTCAATTAGCCCAGTATTATCCGAAAGCCGAGCCTGCTAGAGTAGCAGTAACTCTTGATTTAGGCGAACAGTCCTCACCTAATGCCGAAATAAAGATAGGTGCAGATTTTATTCAAAAAATGAAAGATTCGGGCTTTGCTTCGATTTCCATTAAGTTAAACGGGGTCATAATAACGGTTGATGTTAATCAACTTAATGGGAGTACGACTCTGCATATGAACAAGAAGGCGCCAGCTATTGCAACGGATGTTACGCATCAGAAGGTAGTTTCGGATGTTTATGATTTTGAATTTATTAACACTGCGAATAGCAAAATGAAGTTTACGGTGCCTGTCATCGTCAAACTGCCGATTGCAAGCGTAGCGGGCGTAGATACTGATTTGCTTGTGCTTGCCAAAGTGATCGATGGGAAGCTGGAGTATTACGGCGGTAATTACAACCCGGCGACGAAATACTTTGAAGCCGAGCGCAGAACTTTTTCGACTTATGTTGTTGTTGAAAATAAGGTGGATTTCAACGACATTGCCAGCGTGCAAGCTTGGGCTGGGAAAGCAATTGGAATCGCTGCGGCTAAGGGAATTGCGGAAGGTCGCGGGGACGGTCATTTTGCTCCGAACGATAAGGTAACTCGCGCGGAGTTTACGGCAATGATCGTAAGGGCATTCCACTTGGAAGAGGAGTCGGTAGCTGGTTTAACGTTCAGTGATGTGAAATCAGACGACTGGTATCAATCCGCAGTAGCGGCGGCGTTAAAAGCCGGCATTATCTCCGGACGTACCAATAACCGGTTCGCTCCCAACGAAGTCATTAGCCGGGCTGAAATGGCCGCCATTGCCGCAAGGGTGCTGAAGAATGTCAAAGGCTATACCAACGTAATAGATTTAGACAAGACACTGACGCAATTCAATGATGCGAAAGCCATTCCTCATTCTTTAACCGATTTGGTTGCGTTAGCCTTAAACGAAGGAATCGTAATTGGATCCAACGGCAGCTTTAAACCTAATCTCTCGGCTACGCGGGCCGAAGCAGTCGTAATCATCTCGAGATTGTTATCTAAATAA
- a CDS encoding alanine racemase, with amino-acid sequence MFVRDEGLLGDTPFLAVDMDILERNIKRMAQLAAEAGVKLRPHTKTHKSPRIAQMQLDAGATGITCAKLGEAEVMADHGIEDILIAFPLIGRTKLERFHALLNRCKLTVALDDIEVAKGINQVGEHRKCKIPVYVDIDTGLQRMGRSPLDSVSHIERIAALPFLDIKGVMSHTGQAYAKDSDEDVKAIAIQDAEMMNETKQALEKKGIYIEEISIGATATARFIKEIPFATEMRPGMYAFNDRYVMGVGGATEEECAVRVMATVVAHPTRERIIIDAGSKTLSQDGYKQGGYGQICGHPEASIRSLSEEHGTVYVDGASELRIGDVVEIIPNHICPPINLADQMYAFRDGLYVETIPILGRGKNR; translated from the coding sequence ATGTTTGTACGCGATGAAGGGTTGCTCGGCGATACCCCGTTCCTAGCGGTAGATATGGATATATTGGAACGGAATATTAAGAGAATGGCGCAGTTGGCTGCGGAAGCCGGAGTTAAGCTCAGACCCCATACCAAAACGCACAAAAGTCCACGGATCGCGCAGATGCAATTGGATGCGGGAGCAACGGGAATTACGTGCGCAAAGCTTGGCGAGGCAGAGGTAATGGCCGACCACGGTATTGAAGATATTCTAATTGCTTTCCCTCTGATCGGAAGGACAAAGCTCGAACGATTTCATGCCTTGCTTAATCGATGCAAGCTAACCGTGGCACTCGATGATATCGAGGTTGCCAAAGGAATTAACCAGGTAGGCGAGCATCGCAAATGCAAAATTCCAGTGTATGTGGACATAGACACCGGTCTGCAGCGCATGGGACGCAGTCCTCTGGATAGCGTCTCTCATATTGAACGGATTGCCGCGCTTCCTTTTCTAGATATTAAGGGAGTTATGAGCCATACGGGGCAAGCCTATGCCAAAGACAGTGACGAGGATGTTAAAGCGATCGCCATTCAAGATGCTGAAATGATGAATGAGACTAAGCAAGCTTTAGAGAAAAAAGGTATTTATATAGAAGAGATTAGCATTGGTGCAACGGCTACTGCCCGTTTTATTAAAGAAATTCCTTTTGCGACGGAAATGCGTCCGGGTATGTATGCATTCAATGATCGTTACGTTATGGGTGTTGGCGGTGCCACAGAGGAAGAGTGCGCGGTCCGAGTTATGGCTACTGTCGTAGCTCATCCAACGCGAGAGCGCATCATCATTGATGCGGGGAGTAAAACCCTGTCGCAGGATGGATATAAACAAGGGGGTTACGGACAAATATGTGGTCATCCTGAAGCAAGCATTCGTTCGCTCTCGGAAGAGCATGGAACAGTGTATGTGGATGGGGCTTCGGAATTGCGAATCGGAGATGTCGTGGAAATCATTCCGAATCATATTTGTCCTCCGATTAACTTGGCGGATCAGATGTACGCTTTCCGTGATGGACTATACGTAGAAACGATACCTATTCTTGGTAGGGGGAAAAATCGGTAG
- a CDS encoding N,N-dimethylformamidase beta subunit family domain-containing protein: MENITVKENAMPGTLNWQLNQYQFDYTEIDHNHGTSLIHGARSAVIEGYASLTSVYPGESIDFMISTSPACSFTVDIYRLGYYGGTGGRHLLRLGTFDGEEQTVPMESVERLRECKWRPSVTLQVPDEWVSGVYLAKLTRNVMLGAQSYITFVVKQQRKTEILVQVSDLTWQAYNKWPGTSSIYDDGVEPWYTGPNVRVSFDRPYSKYFQVVDSPLSGGSGEFLLWEFPLAYWLEAEGYDVTYCSNLDLHRDASLLDKCQVFISSGHDEYWTREMYEHACNARDAGVSLLFLSGNAVYHEIIPYGDEGAPFRSFARRKRFMDEHELMGAASFASGYGDWTVVNPEHWVFEGTGMKSGDSIPGLIGWEYHGLPLKEIEGLEILAHSELIGIADEVRDNADGSHTFGDAKHAATIYPGPRNNWVFNAGTIWWGEGLSNPPGHIPASGTFSRVQGPDSRVQQITRNLLARCLKDNVNRM; encoded by the coding sequence ATGGAAAACATAACAGTAAAGGAAAATGCAATGCCCGGAACGTTGAACTGGCAGCTTAACCAGTATCAATTTGATTATACGGAAATAGATCATAATCATGGAACCTCTCTGATCCATGGTGCTCGTTCCGCTGTTATTGAAGGGTACGCTTCCCTTACAAGCGTTTACCCTGGGGAGAGCATTGACTTCATGATAAGCACGTCCCCTGCTTGTTCGTTCACAGTGGATATTTATAGACTTGGATATTACGGTGGAACAGGCGGTCGACATCTATTACGTCTGGGGACGTTCGATGGAGAAGAACAGACAGTTCCTATGGAGTCGGTAGAGAGGCTCCGGGAGTGCAAATGGCGGCCATCTGTGACCTTGCAGGTTCCTGACGAATGGGTCAGTGGCGTTTACTTGGCGAAGCTGACCCGGAATGTAATGTTGGGCGCCCAGAGCTACATCACTTTTGTGGTGAAGCAGCAACGGAAGACAGAAATTCTCGTTCAAGTGAGCGATCTGACTTGGCAGGCGTATAACAAATGGCCGGGAACGAGCTCGATCTATGATGATGGGGTCGAGCCTTGGTATACCGGTCCGAATGTCCGGGTCAGCTTTGATCGTCCGTACAGCAAATACTTTCAAGTCGTCGATTCGCCGTTATCCGGCGGCTCCGGTGAATTTCTCCTATGGGAGTTTCCATTGGCTTACTGGCTGGAGGCAGAAGGATATGACGTCACGTACTGCTCCAATCTCGATCTTCATAGAGATGCTAGTTTATTAGATAAGTGTCAAGTATTCATATCTTCGGGGCACGATGAATATTGGACGAGGGAAATGTATGAACATGCGTGCAATGCTCGTGATGCAGGAGTCAGCTTGCTCTTTCTTTCAGGGAACGCCGTATATCACGAGATTATCCCATACGGGGACGAGGGAGCACCGTTTCGTTCATTTGCGCGCCGGAAGCGGTTTATGGATGAGCATGAATTGATGGGGGCGGCATCGTTTGCTTCAGGATATGGAGATTGGACGGTCGTAAATCCGGAGCATTGGGTGTTCGAGGGCACAGGCATGAAGTCGGGTGACAGCATCCCTGGGTTGATCGGTTGGGAGTATCATGGTTTGCCGCTCAAGGAAATAGAAGGCTTGGAAATTCTAGCCCATAGCGAGCTGATCGGAATAGCGGATGAAGTTCGGGACAATGCGGATGGTAGTCACACATTTGGCGACGCCAAACATGCGGCAACTATATACCCGGGACCTAGAAACAATTGGGTATTCAACGCAGGGACGATATGGTGGGGAGAGGGATTAAGTAACCCGCCCGGACATATTCCGGCCTCGGGTACGTTTAGCCGGGTACAGGGGCCGGATTCAAGGGTGCAGCAGATCACTCGTAATTTGCTGGCACGCTGTCTCAAGGATAATGTGAACAGGATGTGA
- a CDS encoding cyclase family protein — translation MRVLDITGPIRTGMWSYGDPLPSVEVEPIASLEAEGWKGHRLSLHTLAGTYIETADHLFADREQIADVPVNRFVNRAVVAQLKDKQPLEPITAAELIEATGADIRPGDALLVATGWERYWDDPRFITECPFFLPEAMEWVVSQNFSLLGLDIPCVQDPRNDDGVLNRLFFAEDRLLLAPLISLRGVGKGIFTLISLPLNIPGVCGTPCRAILIDQFSENMK, via the coding sequence ATGCGTGTTCTTGATATCACAGGGCCGATTCGAACAGGGATGTGGTCATATGGCGATCCGCTTCCTAGTGTAGAGGTCGAGCCCATTGCTTCTCTGGAAGCAGAGGGCTGGAAGGGTCATCGCTTAAGCTTACACACGCTGGCTGGTACGTATATTGAGACCGCCGATCATCTGTTTGCCGATCGCGAGCAAATTGCCGACGTCCCAGTGAACCGATTCGTTAATCGGGCAGTCGTCGCTCAGCTAAAGGACAAACAACCGCTAGAACCGATTACGGCAGCTGAACTAATCGAGGCAACGGGAGCTGATATCCGTCCGGGTGACGCTCTTCTAGTTGCAACCGGCTGGGAACGGTATTGGGACGATCCTCGCTTTATTACGGAATGTCCCTTCTTTCTCCCGGAAGCGATGGAATGGGTTGTTAGTCAGAATTTCAGCCTGCTCGGGCTCGATATACCCTGTGTACAGGACCCGAGGAATGACGATGGAGTTCTCAATCGACTATTCTTTGCCGAGGATCGGCTGCTTTTAGCTCCACTAATTAGCTTGCGTGGAGTAGGCAAAGGAATTTTCACTTTAATTTCGCTTCCTTTGAATATACCCGGTGTTTGCGGAACACCATGCCGAGCCATTCTCATCGATCAATTTTCTGAAAATATGAAGTGA